The sequence ACCGGCCCCACCAGCCGGCCGTCAGCGATCTGGAAGCCCAGGGCGATGACCCGCGGGGGGCCGTCGAAGCGGCTGGGCCGCGCCTCTTCCACCGAGGTGGGCATCAACGGGCCGTAGTGCGAGCCGCGCATCCATCCCTCGACGATATGCGGATGGGCGAAGGGTTCCAGCACCTCGCCCACGGCCGGGAACTGTCCCTGACAGCGCACGACGCAGACCGGGTCGTCCTTGCCGACATAGCGGCCGGCGATGAGGGCCAGGCGTTGGGTGGAGGAGACAGCCGCTATCTCGCCGTCCTTGGTGTAGACGGCCTTGACCATATAGCGGGCCGGCGAGCCGATGAACACCAGCAGGTCGTACATCTCTTGGGGCAGATCGAAGAAGATGCGTTTATGCTCTTTGACGTCATGGACCTCGAAACGGAAGCCGTTGTGGAGGGAGGGGGCGATGACCAGGCCGGCGGTGTTGAAGGGGTCGGCGAACATCTTGAAGAGCGGGAGGTTCCAGGCGCCGGCGGAGGTCTTATCGGCCATGAAGATGACGACCGGTTCGGAGGTGCGCTCGACGAAGGACATCTCGGCGACGCCGGGGCCCATGCCTCGCACGTTGCCGGAGAAGGCATCGGCGAGCAGGTCCTGGCCGGCGCCGTAGAGCTTCAACTGTTTGGCGACGGCGGTGCAGGCCTCGAACACCTCCCATGCCAGGCGGTGAATTTCCTCATTGTCCACCCCTTTTCGGTGGGTCATGATCAGTTCCAGGTCGTCGCCGCAGGCGGTCACGAAGTAGTCGAGGATTTGCTCCCGGTCCAGCGCCTCTTCCAGGAGGTCTTCCGCCTTTTCCAGCAGGTCATCGTGGACTGTGGAATGACCCACCAGGCCACCGACGTCGGCTTTGATAACGCTTAAAGTGATTGGTTCCATCAGCACGCCTCCATCTCCTTTGATGAATGTTGGGCAGCTCAGTCAGAGCTGCTGGGAGCCAGGGATCGGTTGGGCGGATGGATGCCGGGCATGGTGAGAGACGAGGGGAGGGAGTTTATATGGATGCCATTGAACGCACCTGGCGGCATGGTAGAAGCTCCTGTTGCCGGCCGCGTCGGATGGTAATAATGTATCCATTTTCAGAAATTTGTCAATTTCGAACAAGGGGATGTTGGGGAAGGGAGAAGAGAACAAGGGGCCGGCCGGCCCCTTTTCATGCGTGGGAAATGGAAAAAGAGACTTCTTGGCAATGACCTACTCTCCCAGGGGCCGAAGCCCCAAGTACCATCGGCGCTGGAGGGCTTAACTTCCAGGTTCGGGATGGAGCTGGGTGTACCCCCTCCGCTCAAATCACCAAGAAGTCTCTTTTTTCACATGGTAATGATATCCGGTGGCCCAACACCACCGCAACACTCTAAAAGCTGAACAGAATGCGATCCTGCGCCGTAAGACATGGAAGATGGATCAAGCCCTCGGCCATTAGTACGGCTTCGCTAAACGCATTGCTGCGCTTACACGTGCCGCCTATCAAGCAGGTAGTCTACCTGCGGCCTTACCCGGTTAACCCGGTGGGTGACCTAATCTTGAGGCGAGTTTCCCACTTAGATGCTTTCAGCGGTTATCTCTGCCAGACGTGGCTACCCAGCGATGCCCCTGGCGGGACAACTGGCACACCAGCGGTCTGTCCACCTCGGTCCTCTCGTACTAGAGGCAGCTCCTCTCAAGTCACCTGCGCCCGCAGAGGATAGAGACCGACCTGTCTCACGACGGTCTGAACCCAGCTCGCGTGCCACTTTAATGGGCGAACAGCCCAACCCTTGGGACCGACTCCAGCCCCAGGATGTGACGAGCCGACATCGAGGTGCCGAACCTCCCCGTCGATGTGAACTCTTGGGGGAGACTAGCCTGTTATCCCCGGGGTAGCTTTTATCCGGTAAGCCACGGCCCTTCCACACGGAACCGTGGGATCACTAAGCCCCACTTTCGTGCCTGCTCGACTTGTAGGTCTCGCAGTCAAGCCCCCTTATGCCTTTACACTCTACGGCTGGTTTCCATTCAGCCTGAGGGGACCTTTGGGCGCCTCCGTTACCTTTTAGGAGGCGACCGCCCCAGTCAAACTGCCCACCTGGCACTGTCCCCGCGCCGGATAACGGTCGCAGGTTAGGGCCAAGACATGATCAGGGTGGTATTTCAAGGGCGACTCCACCGAGGCTGGCGCCCCGGCTTCACAGTCTCCCACCTATCCTACACAGACCATGCCCTAGCTCAATGCCAAGCTGCAGTAAAGCTCCACGGGGTCTTTTTGTCCTTCTGCGGGTAAGGCGCATCTTCACACCTAATGCAATTTCGCCGGGTCCCTCGTTGAGACAGTGCCCCACTCGTTACGCCATTCGTGCGGGTCGGAACTTACCCGACAAGGAATTTCGCTACCTTAGGACCGTTATAGTTACGGCCGCCGTTCACCGGGGCTTCGGTTCAGAGCTTCGCCTTGCGGCTAACCCTTCCCCTTAACCTTCCGGCACTGGGCAGGCGTCAGCCCCTATACATCAGCTTACGCTTTAGCAGAGACCTGTGCTTTTGTTAAACAGTCGGCAGGGCCATTTCTCTGCGGCCCCCTCGGGCTCGGCAGGCAAGCTGCTTCACCCTACTAGGGCGCTCCTTCTCCCGAAGTTACGGAGCCATTTTGCCTAGTTCCTTAACGAGGGTTCTCCCGATCGCCTTGGTATACTCTACCCGCCTACCAGTGTCGGTTTGCGGTACGGGCACCTGGGTTTCAACGCTTAGAGGCTTTTCTCGGCAGCATGGGCTCAGCCAGTTCGCCTTGCGGCTCCCCACTGCTCCTCAGGATCGGGCGACGGGTTTCCCTATCGCCGTCATCTCCCTACAAGCGTGGCACCTGCACTTCCAGTCGCAGGCTGGCCTACCCTTCTGCGTCCCCCCATCGCTCCACCCAGGTGGTACGGGAATATTAACCCGTTGTCCATCGCCTACGCCTCTCGGCCTCGGCTTAGGCCCGACTAACCCGACGCGGATTAACCTTCCGTCGGAAACCTTAGGCTTACGGCGAACATGTTTCTCGCATGTTTCACGCTACTCATGCCGGCATTCGCACTTCTGCCCGCTCCACCCGTCCTCACGGTCGGGCTTCAACGCTGGACAGAACGCTCCCCTACCGTCACTGCCCTCTGTAGGACAGCAACCCGCGGCTTCGGTGGTGAGCTTGAGCCCCGTTACATTTTCGGCGCAGGACCACTAGGCCAGTGAGCTATTACGCACTCTTTAAAGGATGGCTGCTTCTAAGCCAACCTCCTGGATGTCTCAGTAGTCCCACTTCCTTTCCCACTTAGCTCACACTTGAGGACCTTATCCGGCGGTCTGGGTTGTTTCCCTCTCGACTACGAAAGTTATCTCCCGTAGTCCAACTCCCAGGCTCTCGAGTAGC is a genomic window of Anaerolineae bacterium containing:
- a CDS encoding fructose 1,6-bisphosphatase, giving the protein MEPITLSVIKADVGGLVGHSTVHDDLLEKAEDLLEEALDREQILDYFVTACGDDLELIMTHRKGVDNEEIHRLAWEVFEACTAVAKQLKLYGAGQDLLADAFSGNVRGMGPGVAEMSFVERTSEPVVIFMADKTSAGAWNLPLFKMFADPFNTAGLVIAPSLHNGFRFEVHDVKEHKRIFFDLPQEMYDLLVFIGSPARYMVKAVYTKDGEIAAVSSTQRLALIAGRYVGKDDPVCVVRCQGQFPAVGEVLEPFAHPHIVEGWMRGSHYGPLMPTSVEEARPSRFDGPPRVIALGFQIADGRLVGPVDMFDDPAFDEARQIANTLAAHLRRHGPFEPHRLPMEEMEYTTLPEVLHKLAGRWEALPD